aacatgtcgatgcttgtcatgatgccgcagccactgaaggcgCTTCTCAGTGCAGATTTTACTTGATATCCAGGGTGTTTAAACAACTTGTGGGGAAAAATCTATGGTGCGGCATTTGGTTTAAggctacgcttatatccattgccacctgtaaactctttcagtagctgtggtcattatatcagtattttattttccaagatgtgttgtggtaaaaatagcaacaggtagcaccagtagctcacagagtgcaaccatttgacattattgaaataatggcgccccttatagttcaaaatatgtataaaacgtgGATTTTTAAAATAGGTAAATCTTTtataggttttctactacatatttcattaagatacataatttacgttatattaagccatacaagtattAATACCCTGGGTTCCTTTTAAAACTTTTGtttatctttaaaacacaaatgaagacatatttaaataaatctgATAGATTTCTGTCCTTTGCACCAAAACTTTGATGCTTCCAAAGGTTTATAAAGAGAGTGGTTTATAATGAGATTTGTTCTTGCACATTAAAGCAAGTACAATTGAGCCTCCGTTTGCCATATACTTTATGATATGTTCTATTTATGTGCATTGatcagttttcatatataaagtctaaattaaaaCTGTTCATCATATAAACTGATTGTGTTTCTTCAGAAGACTGCTTGATTAATATGAATTAATTTATTATCTCTTGTTGCATTTTTGGATGTGTCAAAGTTTTGACATAATAGAGGGACAGAAACTTCATTTGAGTTTCAAAGATGACGAACAAAAGCCTTatggggtttggaacaacatgggagtaaaaaaaaaaatgatgacaattaaaatttttagggtaaactaaccctttaaactaATGTTGTTTTCTCAGATAATGGCATTGGAACATCAAATACAGCTTGAGAAAACAAGGGCCTCTAAGGAAAAAGAGAATTTGGTAAGTAATGCATTCCCTCATATGGGAAAACaaggaaacacaaagcattaagagctgggggtgtaaacttttgaacagaatgaagatgtatacatttttcttattttgcctaaatatcatgtttttttttcatgtagtactgcctttcagatgctacagaagatatttacatgtttcctagaagacaaaataaataaagataaaggTAAATTTGCCctggtcttcaaattcaaaaggttttcactccccgggtcttaatgcatcttgtttccttctggagcatcagtgagtgtttgaaccttctgtaatacttgcatatgagtccctcagttgtcctcagtgtgaaaagatggatctcaaaatcatacagtcatagttggaaaggggttaagtacacaaaaatgctgaaaaaccaaagaatttgtgggacctgaaggatttttctgaagaacagcaggcagtttaactgttcaggacaaacatgggactcatgaacaactattatcaaacaaaacaaacaataaaaaaaagctgtggatcattcaggtaataacacagtattaagaaagcatttttaaaaaggaACTGATCAGGTCACCCTTGTACTCACTGCCTTGTTGCTGACTGCTCAGTGTTTCTCACTGTTTGTCATCACAGGCCACTCAATACACGCTTAAGATCAGTGAACTGGAGGACAAGTTTGACAAGAGGTCTAACGAGTTCAACATGATTCAAGAGGAACTTAAGATCATCAATGACTTCCTTAAGAAGAAGCCCCAAATGGAACAAGAACTCAAAAATGTATAATGCATTCTCTTTATGTCATGTAAACAGTGCTATGCCTGTTATAACATCACAACTGTTTTGTACAGATGAAAGAAACTTTGGACAATGCAGATCTAGAACACAAAAAAACGCTTGCAAGAATGGAGCAAAGATTTTTCAATAATAAGGTATATATACTAAAATGCATTTCAACAAAccttcctctttctctctctcagttTGTCTCTCATGCTACATTCATTAGGTTCATCTAGAGCAGGAAGCTGAGCAAAAGATTGCTGTGCTTGCTGAAAGAGCTCACAATGAAGCcatcatgtaagtatcttctccATCTTCCCCAATGCCTTTGGAACTGTGAGATACATTTTGCATGAGATAAATGAGATGATATCCTCCATCTTGGCCCCATCAGACAGCTGGATGATGCATCTCGCTCCACGTTCAAGGAGAATGTGCGTCTAAATAAGGCATTGGGTTACCACATCAAAGCGGTAGAGGATCTGCGGAAGAGAAATGCAGCACTGGCAGAAGAGAACAACATCCTCAGTCTGCATAAGGTGACACACCATAGTTACCATCCTTGCACTGTAGTTCACCTAGTCTACTGTTTACTACTTTTTACTTTATTACATTGTGCAGTTTATGTATAGTATATTAATTAAtcattaaaaatgataataacATCAACTTTCTTGGGCACCCTTACAAACACTCATATAggtgggccattctacagaattggtgcaaactgctgtcccacagccaaaaaacacatttaaaaagcatttaggtattcaaatcttagatgttcaCTAAggtccttttattatctattgaaaccctcaataatattcaaaatatcagtaagcttaatatatataaaatcatcatttactgggtactttcaattgggaggtggctgtcctgaaccctaacttctaaatttcaacttatgaaaattatatgaaaataatttttgtatttttttccattgatgttttaaaaaatattttttgattcttttaaaaagtgaagttaaaatacatacatatatatatatatatatatatatatatatatatatatatatagtcaagcccgaaatgattcatacccctggcaaattctgacttaaagttacttttattcaaccagcaagttttttttgactggaaatgacacaggcttctcccaaaagataataagacgatgtacaagaggcatcattgtgaaaaaaatatttctcagcttttatttacatttgaacaaaaagtggcatgtccaaaattattcataccctttgcaaactgtcacagtctatgggaaaatccaaggttctataccattccaaatagtccaagctgttgtaaagcatcataattaccctgattcattgggaacagctgttttaatcaactcaacaggtgaaaaacagaagctctctgctgttggtttgtggacagtcatgcggctgcacattgtggctactcacaagtcaggaaagggctaatAGACCATCTAAATGTTttgttccagtggctacagtgcaaagtattattaaaaaatacaagacactgtgaaaaatctcagaggacgtggtcggaagccaaaagtgacacctctgctggccaggaggatagtgagagaggtcaaaaagaatccaaggatcaccaccaaggccatcctgatgaatctgggctctgctggtggcaacatcttaaGGCAGACAGtacaacggacactgcacaccgctgggttccacggacgcagaccaaggaggacaccacttctccagataaggcacacaaaagcccacttggcctttgcaaatgctcatctggacaaagaagacttctggtcttctgttttatggtcagatgaaataaaaatttaattgtttggccactaTGATGTACAATGATGTTTGtgtttggcgtaaaaaaggagaagccttcaaccctaagaacaccgtccccactgtcaaacatggtggtgggaatctaatgttttgggggtgtttttcagccggtggaccagggaacctaatcacagtaaacagcatcttgaaaaaggagcaatacatcaaaattttcaacaacaacatcagacagtctgcagagaaacttggccttgggcaccagtggacattttagtacgacaacaacccaaaatacagtaaaagtggtaaagaaatggttagcagacaaaaacattaacgttttgagtcctgacttaaatccaattgagaatctgtggaggaagctaaagatcagggtgatggcaaggagaccctccaacctgaaagagttggagctcatccctaaagatgaatggacaaaaataccagtggagactgCTCAGCAATTTTAGGacgtgtttgattgctgtaatagccaataaaggcttttctattgattattgagaagggtatgaataattttggacatgccactttttgttcaaatgtatataaaagctgagaattttttttttctcacaatgatgcctcttgtacatcgtcttactatcttttgggagaagcctgtgtcatttccggtcaaaaaaaaatgaCCGGAATTAttgcttgttgaataaaagtaactttaagtcagaatttgccaggggtatgaatattttcgggcttgactgtgtatatatatatataaatatatatatatatatatgtaaagaAAAAGTcccacattttcatgtcactactgaaacagtgtatATTTTAGtctattggctgagactgattttaactacacccctacatttatatGATCAGGAAAAATGTATGTGTCATtgatgaaaaatctgtgtgtaactttaaggatcgtcactaccgaacacctttactgcaattaagcacactttttagttattccataacatttcgtTTTTTATATATGTACAACTGTTCTGAACTAtgttagctaaccatgtgctgattagcatctttgagctagcttcaaaagtatctaaaattgtcactaccgaaaaattTGGTGGAGTTACGGTagtgacatgtttttttttttttttgggtgacatcccataaaattgtcaattttgaaacatgggatgttttgtcaaaaataaagtattctGAATTAGCAACTAAGATGTTATAGTGTTTGCTTCAATGCTTATTCAAACTAATAAATCGTTAAGTTTGAACtaagtatgatcaactttttgccttttacaaagaaaaattgaattaaaaatataacaaatctcataaatcacgcttgaaatattgttaaaattgtaattgttattgatttacctctgaaaacaatacatttataaatatatttacaaggaagatgtaagctaAATTTTAAAATCTCAATAtgacccttcttattaaattatatattactgtttcggtagtgacaaaattggggagaggacaaatactccaaaactttctgaaaatacaatataaaaattaactgcacaattactagaaatgcaatacaatttgcattaaaaaaattgtaaaaaaaaaatgtttccaactctaactttggaccaattctgtagaatggcccataaacacacatgcacaaattaaatgaaatttaaaattaacttaatcaGACCCTTGTCTACTATTAAGCTTGCCTATGAAGCAGCATCCCTTGATAATTAAAACTTGGTATCCACATTTAATTTACCCTCCAGGAAACGAGTCAGGACACCTCAAATGACACCATATCTAAGCTTACAGGCCAGCGGAGCACAGTTTCTGAGCTGAGAGTGAAGGTGTTCACACTGGAGCAGGCCCTGGCCAGCATGGTGGCTGAGTTTGAGTGGGAGAAGGCTGACATCAAGCAGCGTGCTGCAGTCAGGACTCAGACTAGCGGTGTAGAGCTGGACAAACTCCAGAAACTCCTGAGCATACGGGACAGGGAGCTGAGCCGAGTGAAGAGAATAGCCCGCAGCATAGTGGAGCAGCGCTCAGACATGGAGATACTCTTCCATGAGGCTCTGAACCACGTGAAGCAGGAGATGCTAATGCACAGGTGCACTTCAGCATTCATTTATTCACTCTCTTTGCCTTCGCTGCTTGATGTACCCAATTAAATAGTTACTATTAaatagttatagcatgaaataaacatgaatgaacatcaaaagGTGTCTTGTTTCTgtggaaagacgtcaatacacatCATTTTTCAAGTCCAGCAATGTTAATCTACTCTTCTGTCTggtttgtcagacaaaaatggcagattcagtgttttgattggtcagatcgcctgtcagtcAAACTCCCTGCAAAGGGTCAATTGTAAACGTAGTGTAAATGCATTaaacagtgtaaatacatctaaatgccacttcaggtGCTGCATTTGTGCAACTGCAGTGCCAAAATAGATTTTGTTGAAGCAGATTTTAATAAATTGATTAAAATCTCAGAAAATGTTGATAAAATTTTTTCTCAATATCGCAAATCCCAAATTCTACTGCAAAAACTCAAAACGATTGTTAAATCAGTTACATAACAATCTACATTATGTTATCCAGACAGGAAGCAGAGGTGAATCGTAGCAGGCTGATGAATGAGTTCCTGTCAGGCAGAAAGGAGAACGCTCACAATCACACCTTCAACAAATCACCCCATAGCACTTCCGTTGGTATGGACGAGGTTGAAAAAGGGTGAGGGTCTTAtgcttattttgtattttttagacAATTTTCAAAATTCTCTTCTGATGAAATGATAACTGATTGTGTTATTTATTAACTGAAAGATGCTTTTTCCATTGGCAAAACTGTAACAATGTTGTTATTTCATCAGCAGTCTGAAGAAAGCCAATGTGAACATATCAGAGATGACCTGGGAGCAAAGAGAGAGAGTTCTCAGACTGCTCTTTGCTAAAATGAATAGCCTAAAATCGAAGTAAGTATTTGCCAGTGGACATTCAACGGCTTTTTAATAAATAGTTAAAACACAAATGtatgaatgtacagtatataaacTTTTTACCTTTTCAGGGACATGAAAccacattaaaataaatcgtaaataAGTCTTTATCTGCTAAATACTGTttaggtcagaagtttacatacatcttgcaaaatgttaattattttaccaaaataagagggatcatacaaaatgcatgttatttattatttagtactgacctaaatatgacatttcacataaaagatgtttacatatagtccacaagagaaaataatagttacatttataaaaattaccccgttcaaaagtttacatacacttgattcttaatacagtgttgttacctgaatgatccctcagttgtcctcagtgtgaaaagatggatctcgaaatcatacagccattgctgcaaagggttcaaatacacaaaatgcagaaaaatctaagaatttgtgggacctgaagtatttttctgataaacagcgggaagtttaactgttcaggacaaacaagggactcatgaacaactatcgctaaacaaaaaaatacatctgtggatcattcaggtagcaacacctgtatgtaaacttttgaacgaggtaatttttataaatgtaactactttttttgtggactatatgtaaatgtcttttatgtgaattcaggtttagtactaaataaaaaataacatgcattttgtatgatccctcttattttggtaaaataattaacattttgtagattctgcaaggtgtatgtaaacttttgacctcaactgtatttgcaGTTTATAAGTAACAAAATCAGTTTCAGAAATTTAAGGACACAAAGGAATAACAAATGTGTATTTTCATGCCACTTTTGTTTTTTACAATTCTGCAGAAAACCAATTCCCGCTCCAGCTTTGACAGATTCTGAAGGGAACCGGTGTAGCAGCAGTCCAGGGTGAGGCATGCCTGCAAATGTATGGTTTTCTGGTTGATAAAACCAGAGTGGATACTTATCaagtcattttttaaatacaattgtGAACATCATAGAGCATTATGCAATGTTTTAAAAAGATGTCTGTTTAATCAGCAAGACAAAAAACAATAGCAGTGAAGACTTTTGTTCTGCACCATCACACATAGACTCATAATTTGCAGTTATCTGTCTGTATTTTCCGCAGGAATGAAGAGGAGGAATCTCATGCAACCTTTTTAACCCAAGCACCAGTTTCCAGTATGAGCTCCAGTGGAAACTCCAGTGCTCTGCCAGATGTGTAGATCATCTGACCTCATCACAGATAAGAGAGCTCAATAATGAGTATCAAATATCGCATATTAGCTAAGAAATACCAGGAAGTGTTCATGAATGTCTAAATTAAAAGAAGTCACATAGAAATGCTTGTTTACCCGATAATGCTGGCATTGACAATTATACGTAAGGGAATtgagtgaaataaaattcaaGACTTAAAAAGTCTTTccacaatattttttaaattgcaaacaaaatttacaatgtatttaataTAACACAGAAAATAAATTTAGCAGTTTACTAAACATGGTAATTCTGATGCAATTTTTATAGCTGGATTTTTTCATAGACTATGAATAACAACATAACTAAATGGAACTAATATAACTTTAGTGTGAGGATGGCAGAACTGCTATCACGTAAGGTAATTTTCGTAGGTAATGATGTATTTTCGGAAATTAAACTGATCTTTCAATGAATCATTAAAAATGCAGAAATGTACTGTATTAGCGCATTTGCCTGCAAAATGTGAAAGTAAACACTGTAAGCAGAcaattttatgtatgtatttgcaAACATTTAGCCTATACTTTAAAGATGCTGCATTTCTTGCTGTTATGATGCATTAGACACAATCTATGATGTATTCTGATGTTTGTCtcctttaaatataaattttcaaTAGCAAGAATGTTTTTTGTCATACCAATATTTCTGTTACAAAAGTCATTGTCA
Above is a genomic segment from Garra rufa chromosome 2, GarRuf1.0, whole genome shotgun sequence containing:
- the bbof1b gene encoding basal body-orientation factor 1-like, with the translated sequence MPIKKGKKGKKGKGKGKKDGKQESKRDKESDIERAKANAALWEARCDLTESSRVEYRETARRLNKINQQLSDLQNNTEKNTIEIIAVLRSKDVQNEEKIMALEHQIQLEKTRASKEKENLATQYTLKISELEDKFDKRSNEFNMIQEELKIINDFLKKKPQMEQELKNMKETLDNADLEHKKTLARMEQRFFNNKVHLEQEAEQKIAVLAERAHNEAIIQLDDASRSTFKENVRLNKALGYHIKAVEDLRKRNAALAEENNILSLHKETSQDTSNDTISKLTGQRSTVSELRVKVFTLEQALASMVAEFEWEKADIKQRAAVRTQTSGVELDKLQKLLSIRDRELSRVKRIARSIVEQRSDMEILFHEALNHVKQEMLMHRQEAEVNRSRLMNEFLSGRKENAHNHTFNKSPHSTSVGMDEVEKGSLKKANVNISEMTWEQRERVLRLLFAKMNSLKSKKPIPAPALTDSEGNRCSSSPGNEEEESHATFLTQAPVSSMSSSGNSSALPDV